A genomic segment from Flavobacterium inviolabile encodes:
- a CDS encoding DUF417 family protein: protein MDKLFAFAARLQETGMHVTRLGLIIVLVWIGGLKAFRYEANGIVPFAANSPLMSFFYTYKAPEYKTHMNKEGEYKPENIAWHEANNTYGFSYGLGALIVAIGILIAFYPFAPGVSAFGSFLAFGMSFVTLSFLITTPETWVPDLGDAQSGFPYLSGAGRLVIKDAIMMGAALVTMSQAAQKYLERRKVR from the coding sequence ATGGACAAATTATTTGCTTTTGCAGCCAGACTGCAGGAAACCGGAATGCATGTAACCCGTTTGGGTTTAATTATTGTTTTGGTCTGGATTGGCGGACTAAAGGCTTTTCGTTATGAAGCTAACGGCATAGTACCTTTTGCTGCAAACAGCCCGTTAATGAGTTTCTTCTACACCTATAAAGCTCCGGAATATAAAACACACATGAATAAGGAAGGCGAATACAAACCCGAAAATATAGCCTGGCACGAAGCGAATAATACTTACGGATTTTCCTATGGACTGGGTGCCTTAATTGTAGCTATCGGGATTTTAATTGCTTTCTATCCTTTTGCGCCCGGAGTATCGGCTTTCGGCAGCTTTTTAGCATTTGGAATGTCTTTTGTAACGCTGTCTTTCCTGATTACCACGCCGGAAACCTGGGTTCCCGATCTGGGCGATGCACAATCCGGATTTCCATATTTAAGCGGTGCCGGCAGACTGGTGATCAAAGATGCGATAATGATGGGTGCTGCGCTGGTAACGATGAGCCAGGCGGCGCAAAAATACCTGGAACGGAGGAAAGTGAGGTGA
- a CDS encoding helix-turn-helix domain-containing protein: MLTNPIYLEIKKASKESTPILISAVAIATESWQLHTNYFAILWIHQGNGTVETDLMKTKYAENQIFCFNTYQAFALHPKSETEASLLLFHANFFCIETYHHQVGCNGVLFNNIYATSKIPLPLKERDELSVLFQNIQNEIKEEELASNELVFSYLKIFLIKLTRLKNETAALEAKALLPLPEFLTTLTALINQHFQTEHQPSFYAEKLSVTVKTLSNATKQYYQKTVSALLNEKLLLKAKWELLHTNTQIKAISSDLGFKDEYYFSRFFKKHIGLSPKHFREEEWKIRKGFLSIP; this comes from the coding sequence ATGCTGACCAATCCGATTTATCTGGAAATAAAGAAAGCTTCTAAGGAAAGTACGCCTATCCTGATTTCTGCTGTTGCTATAGCAACGGAAAGCTGGCAGCTGCATACAAATTATTTTGCGATCCTGTGGATACATCAGGGCAATGGAACAGTGGAAACCGATTTGATGAAAACAAAATATGCTGAAAATCAGATTTTTTGTTTCAATACCTATCAGGCATTTGCCTTGCACCCTAAAAGTGAAACGGAAGCTTCCCTGCTGTTGTTCCATGCCAATTTTTTCTGCATTGAAACCTACCACCATCAGGTAGGCTGTAACGGTGTGCTTTTTAATAATATCTATGCCACTTCAAAAATTCCGCTTCCGCTGAAAGAACGCGATGAATTATCGGTTTTATTTCAGAATATTCAAAATGAGATAAAAGAAGAGGAACTGGCTTCAAACGAGCTGGTTTTTTCATATCTGAAAATCTTTTTAATCAAACTGACCCGTCTCAAAAATGAAACCGCTGCCTTGGAAGCTAAAGCCCTGCTCCCGCTGCCGGAGTTTCTTACCACACTTACCGCATTGATCAACCAACATTTTCAAACCGAACATCAGCCTTCTTTTTATGCCGAAAAACTGAGCGTGACAGTTAAGACACTCAGTAATGCCACCAAACAGTATTACCAGAAAACAGTTTCGGCATTGCTAAATGAAAAGCTGCTTTTAAAGGCAAAATGGGAATTACTGCATACCAATACCCAGATTAAAGCTATTTCTTCCGATTTGGGTTTTAAAGACGAATACTATTTCAGCCGGTTCTTTAAAAAGCATATCGGATTGTCGCCAAAGCATTTCCGGGAAGAAGAATGGAAAATCCGCAAAGGATTTTTATCCATTCCTTAG
- a CDS encoding spermidine synthase, whose protein sequence is MLKKLLSYFIPINIHQKKSEINKNLEVTWNNGQLVMDSKNTNYSYGSLQRILRKGLHYIGFERIRNFKTVLVLGVAGGSVIKTLVDEIKFKGAVTGVEIDPKTIELANKYFDLDKIPNLELVIDDAFEFVLKTREKYDLIIIDVFQDTVMPNFLFEEFFINRINFLLNVNGFILFNTMVLTDEHKQRNTAYRSKFNAHYSVRMYPKVEDHNELFTIKKLG, encoded by the coding sequence ATACTTAAAAAGCTGCTGAGTTACTTTATACCCATAAATATACACCAAAAAAAATCGGAAATAAATAAAAATCTGGAAGTTACCTGGAATAACGGGCAACTGGTTATGGATTCGAAGAATACGAACTATTCGTATGGAAGTTTGCAGCGGATTTTAAGAAAAGGGCTGCATTATATTGGTTTTGAGCGAATCCGCAATTTTAAAACGGTTTTAGTTTTGGGTGTGGCCGGCGGCAGTGTGATCAAAACGCTGGTGGATGAAATCAAATTTAAAGGAGCTGTAACCGGTGTGGAAATAGACCCGAAAACGATAGAACTGGCAAACAAGTATTTTGATCTGGATAAAATCCCCAACCTGGAACTGGTCATAGATGATGCTTTTGAATTTGTTTTAAAGACCCGCGAGAAATATGACCTGATCATTATTGATGTTTTTCAGGATACGGTAATGCCGAATTTTCTTTTTGAGGAGTTCTTTATCAACCGCATCAATTTCCTGCTGAATGTAAACGGTTTTATCCTGTTTAATACAATGGTGCTCACGGACGAACACAAACAGCGCAATACCGCCTATCGTTCGAAGTTCAATGCGCATTATTCCGTTAGGATGTACCCGAAAGTAGAAGATCATAACGAGTTGTTTACCATTAAAAAATTAGGATAA
- a CDS encoding 1-acyl-sn-glycerol-3-phosphate acyltransferase, with protein sequence MKQFLYRLIFFKWMGWKINGAIAPEIKKCIMIVVPHTSWHDFYLGVFTRGILDQEMNFVAKKELFKFPFGAYFRWMGGAPLNRQKNENKVDAIAKVFEGKEVFRLAIAPEGTRKKVTEWKTGFYYIAMKAGIPIVPVAFDYGKKEVKIAAPFYPTGDKEKDFKALQQHYKGVIGKIPKYSFVPEA encoded by the coding sequence ATGAAACAATTTCTATACAGGTTAATATTCTTTAAATGGATGGGATGGAAGATAAACGGTGCGATTGCTCCGGAAATCAAAAAGTGCATCATGATAGTGGTACCGCATACCAGCTGGCACGATTTCTACCTTGGTGTATTTACCAGAGGAATATTAGACCAGGAAATGAACTTTGTTGCTAAAAAAGAACTGTTTAAATTCCCTTTTGGAGCCTATTTCAGATGGATGGGCGGCGCACCGCTAAACCGTCAGAAAAACGAAAACAAAGTAGATGCCATTGCCAAAGTATTTGAAGGAAAAGAGGTTTTCCGCCTGGCGATCGCTCCCGAAGGAACCCGGAAAAAAGTAACGGAATGGAAAACAGGATTCTATTATATCGCCATGAAAGCCGGTATTCCGATAGTCCCGGTTGCTTTTGACTATGGCAAAAAAGAAGTAAAAATTGCCGCACCGTTTTACCCTACCGGTGATAAAGAAAAAGACTTTAAAGCATTACAGCAACATTATAAAGGAGTCATCGGGAAAATTCCAAAATACAGCTTTGTACCGGAAGCATAA
- a CDS encoding DUF6620 family protein, with the protein MSNPLLEPIHGVTLYDYAAIASKMSSGVDQNEILKVLGIEKAVFEEASALWGARMQEDSTYEVVTIFGQYFAEAGDHPKLGNLKAVISEEGSKNLEKMQTDRYFYEELNGARQAAYAYGYDGAQWIQDNFGISLGDFQSVAMQWMPIANEELETMRYYLDYREQKEKEYSEKFAAEQGGNVADDVEF; encoded by the coding sequence ATGAGTAATCCATTATTAGAACCCATTCACGGGGTTACATTGTATGATTATGCGGCTATTGCTTCAAAAATGTCATCCGGAGTTGACCAAAACGAAATCCTGAAAGTATTGGGAATTGAAAAGGCAGTTTTTGAAGAAGCCTCTGCGCTTTGGGGAGCACGAATGCAGGAAGACAGCACCTATGAGGTAGTTACAATTTTTGGGCAATATTTTGCAGAAGCAGGTGATCATCCGAAATTAGGCAACCTGAAAGCGGTAATAAGCGAAGAAGGTTCGAAGAATCTTGAAAAGATGCAAACAGACCGTTATTTCTATGAAGAGCTCAATGGAGCCCGGCAGGCCGCTTATGCTTACGGATATGACGGTGCACAATGGATACAGGATAATTTCGGGATTTCATTGGGCGATTTTCAGTCGGTGGCTATGCAATGGATGCCAATTGCTAACGAAGAGCTCGAAACAATGCGGTATTATTTAGACTACAGGGAGCAAAAAGAAAAGGAATATTCCGAAAAATTTGCTGCTGAACAAGGAGGCAACGTAGCAGATGATGTGGAGTTTTAG
- a CDS encoding SPFH domain-containing protein, with translation MITSQFIDIIEAATPDPNLLMWKFEDTDKEIKNGAKLTVRESQIAVFLNEGQLADVFQPGLHTLSTENIPVLSRLKGWKYGFQSPFKADIYFVNTRQFVNNKWGTPAPIMMRDPEFGQVRVRAFGTFDIQIKDFETFFRQYAGSYRTFTIFELQYELRDFIAPKFGEVLAQENIAVKDIAGNVTELGGKITPFLKPYFAQFGIDLITFTITSVTLPDEVSAHYDKITNMNMVTDMDKFTRFSTAQAIGQQGTVANEGTTSGMIAGMMMNQMQQQMNQPAAQEDIMAKLQKLKTLFESGLIDETEYKAKKAELIDKL, from the coding sequence ATGATAACATCACAATTCATTGACATTATTGAAGCTGCCACACCGGATCCGAATCTGTTGATGTGGAAGTTTGAGGACACCGACAAAGAGATTAAAAACGGGGCAAAGCTAACGGTCCGGGAATCACAAATTGCTGTTTTCCTGAACGAAGGACAATTAGCCGATGTTTTTCAACCGGGACTACATACCTTAAGTACTGAAAATATTCCGGTATTAAGTCGCTTAAAAGGTTGGAAATATGGCTTTCAAAGTCCGTTCAAAGCCGATATTTATTTTGTAAACACCCGTCAGTTTGTGAACAACAAATGGGGTACGCCTGCTCCGATTATGATGCGGGATCCTGAATTTGGACAGGTTCGTGTCCGGGCTTTCGGAACGTTTGATATTCAGATAAAGGATTTCGAAACCTTCTTTCGTCAGTATGCAGGTTCTTACCGGACCTTTACCATTTTTGAACTGCAATACGAATTAAGAGATTTTATTGCTCCGAAATTCGGCGAGGTTTTAGCGCAGGAAAATATTGCTGTAAAAGACATCGCCGGAAATGTAACAGAATTAGGCGGAAAAATAACACCTTTTTTAAAGCCGTATTTTGCTCAATTCGGTATTGATTTAATCACGTTTACGATTACCAGCGTTACCCTGCCCGACGAAGTTTCGGCACATTATGATAAAATCACGAATATGAACATGGTAACCGATATGGATAAATTTACCCGGTTCAGTACGGCACAGGCTATCGGGCAACAAGGCACTGTTGCCAATGAAGGCACGACAAGCGGAATGATTGCCGGAATGATGATGAACCAAATGCAGCAGCAAATGAATCAGCCAGCCGCACAAGAGGACATTATGGCAAAGCTTCAAAAGCTCAAAACTCTTTTTGAAAGCGGATTAATTGACGAAACAGAATATAAAGCCAAAAAAGCGGAGTTGATTGATAAATTATAA
- a CDS encoding helix-turn-helix domain-containing protein yields MVNTDDFIKRLEIILDYYGLSASSFADKIGVQRSGLSHLLSGRNKPSLDFILKIIEFFPEVDLYWILNGKGTFPKSDAINTATIQEYAVEENIPDLFSTATFSGQEVSGNEKTALPPIFNNPDAIERIVIFYKDGTFKNYEQQ; encoded by the coding sequence ATGGTAAACACAGATGATTTTATTAAAAGACTGGAAATAATACTGGATTATTATGGTTTATCTGCTTCTTCGTTTGCCGATAAGATCGGTGTGCAGCGTTCCGGTTTGTCTCACCTGCTCTCCGGCAGAAACAAACCGAGTCTTGATTTTATCTTAAAAATTATTGAGTTTTTCCCGGAAGTGGATTTGTACTGGATTCTTAACGGCAAGGGTACTTTTCCAAAATCGGATGCCATTAATACGGCAACGATACAGGAATATGCCGTAGAAGAAAATATACCGGATTTATTTTCAACGGCAACATTTTCCGGACAAGAGGTTTCCGGAAACGAAAAAACAGCCCTTCCTCCCATTTTTAATAATCCGGATGCGATAGAGCGCATCGTGATTTTTTATAAAGACGGAACTTTTAAAAATTATGAACAACAATAA
- a CDS encoding M14 family metallopeptidase, with protein MEFQKIFESNKEQSLYGRYITNTHIEPLLTKLGSDFTVSSSGKSVNGLPIYTIKVGSGSVKLYMWSQMHGNESTTTKALFDLLNLLNSESELAVSFKNAFTFCIIPILNPDGAAAYTRVNANETDLNRDSVALSQPESKQLRQLYEEFRPDFCFNLHDQRTIFGAGPEGNPATVSFLAPSYNEEREINEVRQQAINVIAAMNAELQKHIPNQVGRFDDSYNINCIGDMFQTLGTPTILFEAGHFQQDYEREVTRKMIFTAYLVALLTISKNEHVSNKTTEYFDIPQNKIVFFDFIYKNIKTDCAGKQKITNFAAQYKEILEDGKINFQAFISEAGALSGYFGHQEYDFKNKPITNDKGTTPAINDNANFLVDKNEKIVNGLLKK; from the coding sequence ATGGAATTTCAGAAGATATTCGAATCAAACAAAGAACAAAGCCTGTATGGCCGTTATATCACCAACACCCATATCGAACCGTTACTTACAAAACTGGGCAGTGATTTTACGGTTAGCAGTAGCGGAAAATCCGTAAACGGATTACCTATATATACTATTAAGGTAGGCAGCGGTTCCGTAAAATTGTATATGTGGTCACAGATGCACGGAAACGAGTCCACGACCACCAAAGCTTTATTTGATTTATTAAACCTGTTAAACAGCGAATCGGAGCTGGCGGTTTCCTTTAAAAACGCCTTTACCTTTTGCATTATCCCGATCTTAAATCCGGATGGCGCGGCAGCCTATACCCGTGTAAACGCCAATGAAACTGATCTGAACCGGGATTCTGTTGCGCTGAGTCAGCCAGAAAGTAAGCAGTTACGGCAGCTATATGAAGAATTTCGGCCTGATTTTTGCTTTAACCTGCACGACCAGCGCACGATTTTCGGAGCCGGTCCGGAAGGTAATCCGGCAACAGTCTCATTTTTAGCGCCTTCTTATAATGAAGAACGGGAAATTAATGAGGTCAGACAGCAGGCAATTAACGTTATTGCTGCTATGAATGCCGAATTACAGAAACATATCCCCAATCAGGTAGGACGCTTTGATGATTCCTATAATATTAACTGTATAGGCGATATGTTTCAGACACTGGGAACGCCGACGATCCTTTTTGAGGCAGGGCATTTCCAGCAGGATTATGAAAGAGAAGTGACGCGGAAAATGATTTTTACTGCTTATTTGGTTGCATTGCTAACTATTTCAAAAAACGAACATGTTAGCAATAAAACGACAGAATATTTCGATATTCCTCAAAATAAGATAGTTTTTTTTGATTTTATTTACAAAAATATCAAAACAGATTGTGCTGGTAAACAAAAAATTACTAATTTTGCCGCCCAATACAAAGAAATCCTGGAGGACGGAAAAATTAATTTTCAGGCATTCATTTCAGAAGCAGGTGCGTTATCGGGTTATTTTGGACATCAGGAATATGATTTCAAAAATAAACCAATTACAAACGATAAAGGAACCACACCCGCAATTAATGACAACGCAAATTTTTTAGTAGATAAAAACGAGAAAATTGTTAATGGTTTGCTAAAAAAATAA
- a CDS encoding Lrp/AsnC family transcriptional regulator, with protein MSKFRLDEVDHQILDMLIDNTRVPFTDIAKKLLISAGTVHVRVKKMEDAGIIQGSSLTLDYEKLGYSFIAYVGVFLHNTSQTKFVLERINEIPFVTVAHVTTGKFNIFCKIRAKDTKHAKEVIFMIDDIDGVYRTETMISLEESINDKKRLMHTIFKDM; from the coding sequence ATGAGTAAGTTTCGTTTGGATGAAGTAGATCATCAAATTTTAGATATGTTGATTGATAATACGAGAGTACCTTTTACAGATATTGCTAAAAAATTGTTGATCTCAGCAGGTACTGTACATGTGAGAGTTAAGAAAATGGAAGATGCAGGAATTATTCAAGGATCTTCATTAACGTTAGATTACGAAAAATTAGGATATTCTTTCATCGCTTACGTTGGGGTTTTCCTTCATAATACTTCTCAAACTAAATTTGTACTTGAGAGAATTAACGAAATTCCTTTTGTTACTGTAGCACACGTAACTACAGGAAAGTTTAATATCTTCTGTAAAATCAGAGCAAAAGATACCAAACACGCTAAAGAAGTTATCTTTATGATTGATGATATTGATGGTGTTTACAGAACAGAAACCATGATTTCATTAGAAGAAAGCATCAACGACAAAAAACGTTTAATGCACACTATCTTTAAAGATATGTAA
- a CDS encoding DinB family protein — translation MNPTQLEPGEYAAYYQTYIDALDKNINLIEEMEISLYSTIKFIQDIPMDKFDYRYAEGKWTIKEIIQHIIDAERVFAYRALRFSRSDQTPLPGFEENEYAEVVNPTANKRHLKDLLTELTLVRHATIALFKSFTPEDLLKSGIASNNNMSVRAIGFVIIGHQNHHVSIYKERYLS, via the coding sequence ATGAATCCGACACAACTTGAACCAGGCGAATATGCCGCTTATTATCAAACGTATATTGATGCTTTAGATAAAAATATAAACCTGATAGAAGAAATGGAAATCAGCCTTTACAGCACCATTAAATTTATACAGGACATCCCGATGGATAAATTCGATTATCGTTATGCAGAAGGGAAGTGGACCATTAAAGAGATTATACAGCACATTATTGATGCCGAACGTGTTTTTGCTTACAGAGCACTGCGTTTTTCAAGAAGCGATCAGACGCCTTTGCCTGGTTTTGAAGAAAATGAGTATGCCGAAGTGGTAAATCCAACGGCAAACAAACGCCATTTAAAAGATTTACTAACCGAATTAACCCTGGTACGGCATGCTACCATTGCACTGTTTAAAAGCTTTACGCCGGAAGATCTTTTAAAATCTGGTATCGCTTCCAATAACAATATGTCTGTAAGAGCAATCGGATTTGTGATTATCGGACATCAGAACCACCACGTCAGCATATACAAAGAACGTTATCTTTCTTAA
- a CDS encoding LTA synthase family protein gives MSTIVKKIAPFYNLAIFYITVSVILRIVLLFHPITQSHFGVLDVLKIFTFGIVSDFFVFVIASAFLWIYLLFLSDSKYYKPWGYLIFAGLVALLGYVSFCNTILNEYGGVLPEIGISFVALKTVLFGALLFLPKYHHKLRLALFSITLFIFVLCIIQNAVSEFFFWNEFGVKYNFIAVDYLVYTNTVIGNIMESYPVVPLFIGIGIAALLSTYIIVKKSKVYLNNLPTFTEKLMITGGYAVLFLISLAAIPFLAKQEKSQNVFTNELQANGVYRFYLAFMNSELDYFKFYNTLPENEALALLQKQIPDLTGNTTTRQITGKGAEIHKNVVLITVESLSAEFMKLYGNEQGITPFLDSLAGQSLMFTNLYATGNRTVRGLEAVTLSLPPTAGESVVKRKDNKDKFSTGYVFKQKGYTVKYLYGGDAFFDNMQDFFGGNGYDIVDKKVFTPEEITFQNIWGVCDEDLFKKAIKVMNEEAKENKPFFNHIMTVSNHRPFTYPENRIDIPANSKQREGGVKYTDFAMKQFFNNAKKQPWFNNTIFVIVADHCASSSGKTELPVDKYRIPAMIYAPGFVAPSRHTVLMSQIDVMPTLMGMLNFSYQSKFFGQDVFQSDYKPRAFMATYQDLGFIKDNVMTIISPVKKVKQFSLTLDPKAGVGEEFQLYYEQKPIEKIRQDLVNESVSYYQTASYLLKNHLYQQK, from the coding sequence ATGTCTACAATTGTTAAAAAAATTGCCCCCTTTTATAATTTAGCAATATTTTACATCACTGTAAGTGTTATTTTAAGAATAGTATTGTTATTTCATCCGATCACCCAATCTCATTTTGGCGTTCTGGATGTGCTGAAAATATTTACATTCGGAATTGTTTCTGATTTTTTTGTATTCGTGATCGCCAGTGCCTTTCTATGGATTTACCTGTTGTTTCTTTCGGATTCAAAATATTACAAACCATGGGGGTATCTTATTTTTGCGGGATTAGTAGCACTTTTGGGTTACGTTAGTTTCTGTAATACTATTTTAAATGAATACGGCGGTGTTTTACCGGAAATCGGGATTAGCTTCGTCGCTTTAAAAACAGTATTGTTCGGGGCTTTATTGTTTTTACCGAAATACCATCATAAACTGCGTCTGGCATTGTTTTCCATTACGTTGTTTATTTTCGTACTGTGTATCATCCAGAATGCGGTTAGCGAATTCTTCTTCTGGAATGAATTTGGAGTAAAATATAACTTTATAGCGGTTGATTATCTGGTATATACCAATACGGTAATCGGGAATATCATGGAATCTTATCCGGTTGTTCCGTTGTTTATCGGGATTGGAATCGCTGCTTTATTGTCGACATATATCATTGTTAAAAAATCAAAAGTATATTTAAATAACCTGCCTACTTTTACTGAAAAGTTAATGATTACCGGCGGTTATGCTGTTTTGTTTCTGATTTCTCTGGCAGCAATTCCGTTTTTGGCCAAACAGGAGAAATCACAAAACGTTTTTACCAACGAATTGCAGGCAAATGGTGTGTATCGTTTTTACCTGGCTTTTATGAATAGTGAGCTGGATTACTTTAAATTTTACAATACATTACCGGAAAATGAGGCTTTAGCGCTGCTTCAAAAACAAATTCCGGATTTAACCGGTAATACTACCACAAGACAGATTACCGGTAAAGGTGCAGAAATACACAAAAATGTTGTTTTGATTACCGTAGAAAGCTTAAGTGCCGAGTTTATGAAACTTTACGGGAATGAGCAGGGTATCACGCCTTTCCTGGATTCCTTAGCCGGGCAAAGTCTGATGTTTACCAACCTGTATGCCACCGGAAACAGAACCGTTAGAGGTTTGGAAGCGGTAACTTTATCTCTTCCGCCAACAGCCGGGGAAAGTGTTGTAAAACGAAAAGACAATAAAGATAAATTTTCAACCGGTTATGTGTTTAAACAAAAAGGATATACTGTAAAATATTTATACGGAGGAGATGCCTTTTTTGACAATATGCAGGACTTTTTCGGAGGAAACGGCTATGATATTGTAGATAAAAAGGTATTTACACCGGAAGAAATAACGTTTCAGAATATTTGGGGTGTTTGTGATGAAGATTTGTTTAAAAAAGCAATCAAGGTAATGAATGAAGAGGCGAAAGAAAATAAGCCTTTCTTTAATCATATTATGACAGTAAGTAACCACAGGCCTTTTACGTACCCGGAAAACAGGATTGATATTCCGGCCAATTCCAAGCAAAGAGAAGGTGGTGTGAAATATACCGATTTTGCCATGAAGCAGTTTTTTAACAATGCAAAAAAACAGCCCTGGTTTAACAATACCATTTTTGTTATTGTAGCCGACCATTGCGCTTCCAGCTCCGGAAAAACGGAACTTCCTGTAGACAAATACCGCATTCCGGCGATGATCTATGCGCCAGGTTTTGTGGCACCGTCCAGACATACAGTATTAATGTCGCAAATTGATGTAATGCCAACCTTAATGGGAATGCTTAACTTTAGCTATCAAAGCAAGTTCTTTGGTCAGGATGTGTTTCAGTCCGATTATAAACCAAGAGCTTTTATGGCAACGTACCAGGATCTGGGCTTTATCAAGGACAATGTGATGACCATCATTTCCCCGGTTAAGAAAGTAAAACAGTTCTCGCTGACTTTAGATCCTAAAGCGGGTGTTGGCGAAGAATTCCAGCTGTATTATGAGCAGAAACCGATTGAAAAAATCCGCCAGGATCTGGTAAACGAAAGTGTTTCCTATTACCAGACCGCTTCTTACCTGTTAAAGAATCATTTGTACCAACAAAAATAA
- a CDS encoding diacylglycerol/lipid kinase family protein has translation MKYIHFIVNPISGKGKHKIRKEDLEAFFPSNEYKIVVDYSEYKKHAIELTKNAVAKNPEMIVACGGDGTIHEVASGLVNTSIALGILPVGSGNGLASNLSIPKDFEKAIRIIKQGNESAIDVGSINNHYFFSNMGLGIDALIIKKYENMPTRNLSTYVKASLQSAMGYKANKAIVHCNDTVFEVNPMLLFISNSNEMGYNMSLTPKASLQDGWLDLLVVSKLNIFEQLYFGSLVLMSKTEKFKKANSQLVKEVKIEMENKDSIAMQLDGEYYESKTNIFKISILEGSLKVVN, from the coding sequence ATGAAATACATTCACTTTATTGTTAATCCGATTTCAGGAAAAGGCAAACACAAAATAAGAAAAGAGGATCTGGAAGCATTCTTCCCGTCAAATGAATATAAGATTGTTGTTGATTATTCCGAATATAAAAAACACGCTATCGAATTGACGAAGAATGCCGTAGCTAAAAATCCGGAAATGATTGTAGCCTGCGGCGGTGATGGAACAATACACGAAGTGGCGTCCGGACTGGTAAACACCTCAATTGCATTGGGGATTTTACCGGTAGGCTCCGGTAACGGACTGGCTTCCAACCTGAGCATTCCTAAAGACTTTGAAAAAGCAATACGGATTATCAAGCAGGGAAATGAATCGGCTATAGATGTAGGTTCGATCAACAATCATTATTTCTTCAGTAATATGGGGCTTGGAATAGATGCCTTAATTATTAAGAAATACGAAAACATGCCCACCCGTAACCTTTCTACCTATGTAAAGGCTTCTTTGCAGTCGGCTATGGGCTATAAGGCCAATAAAGCGATCGTACATTGTAACGATACCGTTTTTGAGGTAAATCCGATGCTTTTGTTTATTTCCAATTCCAATGAAATGGGATACAACATGAGCCTTACGCCAAAAGCAAGCCTTCAGGATGGCTGGTTAGACCTGTTGGTCGTATCCAAATTGAATATTTTTGAGCAGCTTTATTTCGGTTCGTTAGTACTGATGAGCAAAACAGAAAAATTCAAAAAGGCAAACAGCCAGCTTGTAAAAGAGGTTAAAATTGAAATGGAAAATAAGGATAGTATTGCCATGCAGCTGGATGGTGAATATTATGAATCAAAAACCAATATCTTTAAAATAAGCATATTGGAAGGATCACTTAAAGTTGTAAATTAA